A region of Myxococcus stipitatus DSM 14675 DNA encodes the following proteins:
- a CDS encoding S41 family peptidase: MTGLTQPWRVALAALILVSGPSAADEKKDAGPQAPASSSERAEKGDATYRQLETFARVLSYVENNYVEPPNQERLIYGAIQGMLDTLDPHTVFMPPEVFREMKIDTSGEWGGLGIEIARKNDRIIVVAPIDDTPAARAGLKAGDELVGIDGESTRGMDVGRAMQKMRGPAGGRVLLSILRQGFSAPREIAIIRDHIRIISVEGELYGGIGHVKVKNFQERTDQYLRKELDRLRGLNGGKELRGLVLDLRNNPGGLLDEAVAMSDRFLPGNLPIVFTRGRDGRNSTEERSKDRDTEKNYPVVVLVNGGSASASEIVAGALQDHGRATLMGSPTFGKGSVQTVIELEDGSGLKLTIARYYTPKGRSIQERGITPDYVVPDEPGAKPGREAPREKDLQRHFRAESSATSEPASPAPRGPPENLPKWETTAALKDYPLKVALEYLHGLSAAPGRPPARAEGR; the protein is encoded by the coding sequence GTGACGGGTCTCACTCAGCCGTGGCGCGTGGCGTTGGCCGCGCTCATCCTCGTGTCCGGACCCTCGGCCGCCGATGAGAAGAAGGACGCGGGGCCTCAGGCGCCCGCGTCGTCCTCGGAGCGGGCGGAGAAGGGCGACGCCACCTACCGCCAGCTGGAGACCTTCGCCCGCGTGCTCTCCTACGTGGAGAACAACTACGTGGAGCCGCCGAACCAGGAGCGGCTCATCTACGGCGCCATCCAAGGGATGCTCGACACGCTGGACCCGCACACCGTCTTCATGCCTCCGGAGGTCTTCCGCGAGATGAAGATTGATACGTCGGGCGAGTGGGGTGGGCTCGGCATCGAAATCGCGCGCAAGAACGACCGCATCATCGTCGTGGCCCCCATCGACGACACGCCCGCGGCGCGCGCGGGGCTCAAGGCGGGCGACGAGCTGGTGGGCATCGACGGCGAGAGCACGCGCGGCATGGACGTGGGGCGGGCGATGCAGAAGATGCGAGGCCCCGCGGGAGGACGCGTGCTCCTGAGCATCCTGCGTCAGGGCTTCAGCGCGCCGCGCGAAATCGCCATCATCCGAGACCACATCCGCATCATCTCCGTGGAGGGCGAGCTCTACGGCGGCATCGGCCACGTGAAGGTGAAGAACTTCCAGGAGCGCACGGACCAGTACCTGCGCAAGGAGCTGGACCGGCTGCGCGGCCTCAACGGCGGCAAGGAGCTGCGCGGCCTGGTGCTGGACCTGCGCAACAACCCCGGTGGCCTGCTGGACGAGGCCGTGGCGATGAGCGACCGGTTCCTCCCCGGCAACCTGCCCATCGTCTTCACGCGAGGCCGTGACGGCCGCAACTCCACCGAGGAGCGCAGCAAGGACCGCGACACGGAGAAGAATTATCCGGTGGTGGTGTTGGTGAACGGTGGCAGCGCCTCCGCGTCGGAAATCGTGGCGGGCGCGCTCCAGGACCATGGCCGGGCCACGCTGATGGGCTCGCCCACCTTCGGCAAGGGCAGCGTCCAGACGGTCATCGAGCTGGAGGATGGCTCGGGCTTGAAGCTGACCATCGCGCGCTACTACACGCCCAAGGGCCGCAGCATCCAGGAGCGGGGCATCACCCCGGACTACGTGGTGCCGGACGAGCCAGGGGCCAAGCCGGGACGCGAGGCGCCTCGCGAGAAGGACCTCCAGCGTCACTTCCGCGCGGAGTCCTCCGCCACGAGCGAGCCCGCATCTCCCGCGCCGCGGGGCCCGCCGGAGAACCTGCCCAAGTGGGAGACCACCGCAGCGCTGAAGGACTACCCGCTCAAGGTCGCGCTCGAGTATCTCCATGGCCTCTCGGCTGCTCCAGGGCGGCCTCCGGCACGAGCTGAGGGTCGGTAG
- a CDS encoding alpha/beta fold hydrolase, with amino-acid sequence MDLMGGMQKAVRRVLVARGVQSSTVDVGGQSVHFYALKGQGKGPPVVLVHGLGGSANGFGRTFFGLARRFSRVIAPDLPGHGFSTEYCGGQVCVRNQFEVLRAFVEQEVKQPAFVVGNSLGGAMSVNLAAEQPQWVRALALVAPAGAELPAEENTALLNAFTVRTPAEARAFTRRLFHQAPLPALLLAPELTRFYDTPTVKALTAEVMATRLSLEPQAVRNLSMPVLFLWGGSERLLPSRSLDWFRANLPAHAQVRVVQGFGHVPQMERPDELVSHLVRFADASEL; translated from the coding sequence ATGGACCTCATGGGCGGAATGCAGAAGGCGGTGCGGCGGGTGCTGGTGGCCCGAGGTGTCCAGTCTTCGACAGTCGACGTGGGGGGCCAGTCTGTTCACTTCTATGCACTGAAGGGGCAGGGCAAGGGGCCGCCGGTGGTGCTGGTGCATGGGCTGGGCGGCTCGGCGAATGGCTTCGGGCGGACGTTCTTCGGCCTGGCCAGGCGCTTCTCTCGGGTGATTGCGCCGGACCTTCCGGGCCATGGCTTCTCCACGGAGTACTGCGGCGGTCAGGTCTGCGTGCGCAACCAGTTCGAGGTGCTGCGCGCCTTCGTGGAGCAGGAGGTGAAGCAGCCCGCCTTCGTCGTCGGCAACTCGCTGGGCGGGGCCATGTCCGTGAATCTGGCGGCGGAGCAGCCCCAGTGGGTGCGCGCGCTGGCGCTGGTGGCTCCAGCGGGCGCGGAATTGCCGGCCGAGGAGAACACGGCGCTGCTCAACGCGTTCACGGTGCGCACGCCCGCGGAGGCTCGCGCCTTCACGCGTCGCTTGTTCCACCAGGCGCCGCTGCCGGCGCTGCTGCTCGCACCCGAGCTGACCCGCTTCTACGACACCCCGACGGTGAAGGCGCTCACCGCCGAGGTGATGGCCACTCGGCTCAGCCTGGAGCCGCAGGCGGTGCGCAACCTGTCGATGCCGGTGCTGTTCCTCTGGGGTGGCAGTGAGCGGCTGTTGCCCTCGCGCTCGCTCGACTGGTTCCGCGCGAACCTGCCCGCGCATGCGCAGGTGCGCGTGGTGCAGGGATTCGGTCACGTGCCCCAGATGGAGCGTCCAGACGAGCTCGTGTCGCACCTGGTGCGTTTCGCCGATGCGTCCGAGCTCTGA
- a CDS encoding murein hydrolase activator EnvC family protein — MSRALALAVALVLLGLPARAQKLEEAEQAALREKLAAQRATLALVESQKLSVLEGLELMEEMVSFSRRRVRALESDLAVFRKRVLLAEREEALLREALRVQLRRLSPRLRTLYRVMRRRPLEVLLSAEDFAALVWRARALEASMAGDLELLRGVQRVAHLQRQSTRELKRLQTSLATRVSFLQEQERLARAQREALEEVVGSLAGEAELARRAVKELEHADAELTQVVRELKEAPATHGFGALRGKLPQPTRGIVEVGFGKVVNPRFNTVTVQKGLDIRAAAGAPVQAVADGTVVYSGSLRGYGNLLILDHGDGYHTLMAHLSAITPGLGDAVAAGEVVGEVGDTGSLKGSYLYFEVRKAGQAVDPAPWLAPVP, encoded by the coding sequence ATGAGCCGCGCCCTTGCCCTCGCCGTCGCGCTGGTGCTCCTGGGGCTTCCGGCGCGCGCGCAGAAGCTGGAGGAGGCGGAGCAGGCGGCCTTGCGCGAGAAGCTCGCCGCGCAGCGCGCGACGCTGGCGCTGGTGGAGTCCCAGAAGCTCAGCGTGCTCGAGGGGCTGGAGCTGATGGAGGAGATGGTGTCCTTCTCCCGTCGGCGCGTCCGGGCGCTGGAGTCGGACCTGGCGGTGTTCCGCAAGCGGGTCCTCCTGGCCGAGCGCGAAGAGGCCCTCCTGCGCGAGGCGCTGCGCGTCCAGCTTCGACGGCTGTCTCCGCGCCTGCGCACGCTCTACCGCGTCATGCGCCGCCGCCCGCTGGAGGTGCTGCTGTCCGCGGAGGACTTCGCCGCGCTCGTGTGGCGCGCCCGTGCGCTGGAGGCGAGCATGGCCGGCGACCTGGAGCTGCTGCGCGGCGTGCAACGCGTGGCGCACCTTCAGCGGCAGTCCACCCGGGAGCTGAAGCGACTGCAGACGTCGCTCGCCACGCGGGTCTCGTTCCTCCAGGAGCAGGAGCGGCTGGCTCGGGCGCAGCGCGAGGCGCTCGAGGAGGTGGTGGGCTCACTCGCGGGCGAAGCGGAGCTGGCGCGTCGCGCGGTGAAGGAACTGGAGCATGCCGACGCGGAGCTCACCCAGGTGGTGCGTGAGCTGAAGGAGGCGCCCGCGACACATGGCTTCGGCGCGCTTCGCGGCAAGCTGCCGCAGCCCACGCGCGGCATCGTCGAGGTGGGCTTCGGCAAGGTCGTCAACCCGCGCTTCAACACCGTCACCGTGCAGAAGGGCTTGGACATCCGTGCCGCCGCGGGGGCTCCCGTGCAGGCCGTGGCGGATGGCACCGTCGTCTACTCGGGCTCGCTCCGGGGCTACGGCAACCTGCTCATCCTCGACCACGGCGACGGCTACCACACGCTCATGGCCCACCTGTCCGCCATCACCCCGGGGCTCGGAGACGCCGTGGCCGCGGGCGAGGTCGTGGGCGAAGTGGGGGACACGGGCTCGCTCAAGGGCTCGTACCTCTACTTCGAGGTCCGCAAGGCCGGGCAGGCCGTGGACCCCGCACCGTGGCTGGCCCCAGTCCCCTGA
- a CDS encoding cell division protein FtsX, with protein sequence MSALAKTRYFWRSAAVGLKHSPFVHFIAVTTIAIALFAAGLARSGARMLDNLLASLGGEVEVTVYLAPELGQDEAHGVRTRVETLSRGQVTLIPPEAALERLRAELGDLGEALSELPENPLPAALELRVPPEERNPEALEALSKELRALPGVSGVDYGEQAVERLTAIARALRFGALVAFIVVLGATVIIVAATLQLAIYARREEIEIQKLVGATDRFVKAPFLLEGLLQGLLGAGVALLGLWAFGRLVGPTLGSLFAFLLGPGVAAPWVEPRLALELVSAGCGLGLGGSFVAVGRFLRV encoded by the coding sequence ATGAGCGCGCTGGCGAAGACGCGGTACTTCTGGCGCTCGGCGGCAGTGGGGCTCAAGCACTCGCCCTTCGTGCACTTCATCGCGGTGACGACCATCGCGATCGCCTTGTTCGCCGCGGGCCTGGCGCGCAGCGGTGCACGGATGCTGGACAACCTGCTCGCGTCCCTGGGCGGCGAGGTGGAGGTGACGGTGTACCTGGCGCCGGAGCTGGGCCAGGACGAGGCCCACGGCGTGCGCACCCGGGTCGAGACCCTCAGCCGAGGCCAGGTGACGCTCATTCCTCCCGAGGCCGCGCTGGAGCGGCTGCGCGCGGAGCTGGGAGACCTGGGCGAGGCGCTGTCGGAGCTGCCGGAGAACCCGCTGCCCGCGGCGCTGGAGCTGCGGGTTCCTCCCGAGGAGCGCAACCCCGAGGCCCTCGAGGCCCTCTCCAAGGAGCTGCGCGCGCTGCCCGGAGTGTCCGGCGTGGACTACGGAGAGCAGGCCGTGGAGCGGCTGACGGCGATTGCCCGTGCGCTGCGCTTCGGTGCGCTGGTGGCCTTCATCGTGGTGCTGGGCGCCACCGTCATCATCGTCGCGGCCACGCTCCAGCTCGCCATCTACGCGCGGCGCGAGGAGATTGAAATCCAGAAGCTGGTGGGCGCCACGGACCGCTTCGTGAAGGCGCCCTTCCTGCTCGAGGGCCTCTTGCAGGGGCTCCTGGGCGCGGGGGTGGCGCTGTTGGGGTTGTGGGCCTTTGGCCGGTTGGTGGGGCCCACGCTGGGCTCTCTGTTCGCGTTCCTGCTGGGGCCGGGTGTGGCGGCGCCGTGGGTGGAGCCTCGGCTGGCGTTGGAGCTGGTGAGCGCGGGCTGTGGACTGGGCCTGGGCGGCAGCTTCGTCGCGGTGGGGCGCTTTCTTCGCGTATGA
- the ftsE gene encoding cell division ATP-binding protein FtsE translates to MIQFFHVYKAYPGDPPVLSDINLSVEKGEFVFLTGPSGAGKTTLLKLIFCAEKATKGQILVGGRNIARIRESAVPYLRRNIGVVFQDFKLLPHRTVEDNVSFTLDVLGVPRAEARDKVRRMLKLVGLEHKADSFPLRLSGGEQQRVVIARALVNDPTILLADEPTGNLDPALTVEIMDLLTQVNIRGTTVIVATHDATLLSRYQKRTVRLERGQIVSDEDGVKAARRMVV, encoded by the coding sequence ATGATTCAATTCTTCCACGTCTACAAGGCGTATCCCGGCGATCCGCCAGTCCTCTCGGACATCAACCTCAGCGTGGAGAAGGGCGAGTTCGTCTTCCTCACGGGCCCGTCCGGCGCGGGGAAGACGACGCTGCTCAAGCTCATCTTCTGCGCGGAGAAGGCCACCAAGGGGCAGATTCTGGTGGGTGGCCGCAACATCGCCCGCATCCGCGAGTCCGCCGTGCCGTACCTGCGGCGAAACATCGGGGTGGTGTTCCAGGACTTCAAGCTGCTGCCGCACCGGACGGTGGAGGACAACGTGTCCTTCACGCTGGACGTGCTGGGCGTGCCGCGCGCGGAGGCTCGCGACAAGGTGCGGCGGATGCTGAAGCTGGTGGGCCTGGAGCACAAGGCGGACTCGTTCCCGCTGCGGCTCTCGGGCGGTGAGCAGCAGCGTGTGGTGATTGCGCGGGCGCTCGTGAACGACCCGACCATCCTGCTCGCGGACGAGCCCACGGGAAACCTGGACCCGGCGCTCACCGTCGAAATCATGGACCTGCTCACCCAGGTGAACATCCGAGGCACCACCGTGATTGTGGCCACGCACGACGCCACGCTGCTCTCGCGCTACCAGAAGCGCACGGTGCGCCTGGAGCGCGGGCAGATTGTCTCCGACGAGGACGGCGTCAAGGCGGCTCGGCGGATGGTCGTATGA
- a CDS encoding SLC13 family permease, with protein sequence MSEQPERRATRGQWVGRFAGPLAAALIYWIPSGLHTLPGLGDRPAAAAAVAAWMALWWFTEAVPMAWTAVLPVALFPLLGVFDTANPAIAMGRAVLPFLDPYIFLFMGGMALGAGMEQWGLHRRIALLIMRAVGTGPERLLFGMLAATAAVSLWISNTATAVMMVPIGMALLTQLRAAEGRPLQHFGAALMLAVAYGSNIGGIGTKIGSPTNSVFAGVVSRRLGSDVGFVEYMIAALPFVLIFLPLTWAVLWRWGRRDKMGPGQGGEVIAQELAQLGPVSPGERTVGLVFFTAAVLWIFGDLLREALAPWVALAFNGFKLGGKHYEAAVAMLGALTLILMGRLSLAALKRVPWDTLLLLGGGFALAAGIEASGLASWLTTRLSELETLPVLAQHGVVATATIVLSAIASNTATTNVMLNVLPASRPLLAVSTFAASCDFALPAGTPPNAIVFGSGVVRLPVMMRTGIFLDALAALALMLYGATWVQWVLP encoded by the coding sequence ATGAGCGAGCAGCCCGAGCGGCGCGCGACGAGGGGACAGTGGGTGGGACGCTTCGCGGGGCCCCTGGCCGCCGCGCTCATCTACTGGATTCCCTCCGGACTCCACACCCTGCCGGGCCTGGGTGACCGTCCCGCCGCCGCCGCCGCGGTCGCCGCGTGGATGGCCCTCTGGTGGTTCACCGAGGCCGTCCCCATGGCCTGGACCGCGGTGCTCCCCGTCGCGCTGTTCCCCCTGCTGGGCGTGTTCGACACGGCGAACCCCGCCATTGCCATGGGCCGCGCCGTGCTGCCCTTCCTGGACCCGTACATCTTCCTCTTCATGGGAGGCATGGCCCTGGGCGCGGGCATGGAGCAGTGGGGCCTGCACCGCAGAATCGCGCTGCTCATCATGCGCGCCGTCGGCACGGGGCCGGAGCGGCTCTTGTTCGGGATGCTCGCGGCCACGGCGGCCGTGTCGCTCTGGATTTCCAACACGGCGACGGCGGTGATGATGGTGCCCATCGGCATGGCGCTGCTCACCCAGCTCCGCGCCGCCGAGGGGCGTCCCCTGCAGCACTTCGGCGCGGCACTGATGCTCGCGGTGGCGTACGGCTCCAACATCGGCGGCATCGGCACCAAGATTGGCAGCCCCACCAACTCCGTCTTCGCGGGCGTGGTGTCGCGCCGGCTCGGCAGCGACGTGGGCTTCGTCGAGTACATGATTGCCGCCCTCCCCTTCGTCCTCATCTTCCTGCCGCTGACGTGGGCGGTGCTGTGGCGCTGGGGCCGCCGCGACAAGATGGGCCCCGGCCAGGGCGGAGAGGTCATCGCCCAGGAGCTGGCGCAGCTGGGCCCCGTCTCCCCCGGAGAGCGCACGGTGGGGCTCGTGTTCTTCACCGCCGCGGTGCTGTGGATTTTCGGCGACCTGCTGCGGGAGGCGCTCGCGCCCTGGGTCGCGCTCGCGTTCAATGGCTTCAAGCTGGGCGGCAAGCACTACGAAGCCGCGGTGGCGATGCTCGGCGCGCTCACGCTGATTCTCATGGGGAGGCTGTCGCTCGCGGCGCTGAAGCGGGTGCCGTGGGATACCCTCCTGCTGCTCGGCGGAGGCTTCGCGCTGGCGGCGGGCATCGAGGCCAGTGGCCTGGCCTCCTGGCTCACCACGCGGCTGTCCGAGCTGGAGACCCTGCCCGTGCTCGCTCAGCACGGCGTGGTCGCCACCGCCACCATCGTGCTGTCGGCCATCGCCTCCAACACCGCCACCACGAATGTCATGCTCAACGTGCTGCCGGCCTCACGGCCCTTGCTGGCGGTGAGCACCTTCGCGGCGTCGTGTGATTTCGCGCTGCCGGCGGGCACTCCGCCCAACGCCATCGTCTTCGGCAGCGGCGTGGTGCGCCTGCCGGTGATGATGCGCACGGGCATCTTCCTGGACGCGCTGGCGGCCCTGGCGTTGATGCTCTATGGGGCCACCTGGGTCCAGTGGGTCCTCCCCTAG